In Geopsychrobacter electrodiphilus DSM 16401, a single window of DNA contains:
- a CDS encoding RDD family protein, whose product MQLTCPHCQHSKEVAAEKLPSEPTRVTCPQCHGSFSLPQPDTAPAGPMISCPACHLEQPAASVCTSCGLTFAKYRPPHKENTVSTTATTETTSPESLPKAGFWVRLVALLIDYFLVFVMQFIFGVLLAFIVGHDFAMHGAILTLIQLFSLVLSLFYWIFFTGYCGQTPGKMLLRIKVIVTDGSSLGYGKAFYREVIGKFISGIILGIGYLMAAFDGQKQSLHDRMAKTYVIKL is encoded by the coding sequence GTGCAACTGACCTGCCCCCATTGTCAGCACAGTAAAGAGGTTGCGGCTGAAAAATTGCCGAGCGAACCGACACGCGTGACCTGCCCACAGTGCCACGGGAGTTTCTCTCTGCCGCAACCAGATACCGCGCCAGCAGGACCAATGATCAGCTGCCCGGCGTGCCACCTTGAGCAACCCGCGGCGTCAGTCTGCACCTCCTGTGGTCTGACCTTCGCCAAATATCGCCCCCCGCACAAGGAAAACACCGTTTCAACCACGGCGACGACAGAGACCACCAGCCCCGAGAGCCTTCCCAAAGCCGGCTTCTGGGTGCGGCTCGTCGCCCTGTTGATCGATTATTTTCTGGTTTTTGTGATGCAATTCATCTTTGGCGTGCTGCTGGCCTTCATTGTCGGCCACGATTTCGCTATGCACGGGGCAATCTTGACGCTGATCCAGCTCTTTTCGCTCGTTCTCAGCCTTTTCTACTGGATCTTCTTTACCGGTTATTGTGGACAGACCCCGGGAAAGATGCTCTTGAGAATCAAGGTGATTGTCACCGACGGCAGTTCTCTGGGTTACGGTAAAGCCTTCTACCGTGAGGTCATCGGTAAATTCATTTCGGGGATCATCCTCGGCATCGGCTATCTGATGGCCGCCTTCGATGGTCAGAAACAGAGCCTGCATGACCGCATGGCCAAAACATACGTGATTAAACTTTAA